The stretch of DNA GTGAATCCACTGGTATAATTTTCGAACATGTTTTTGGTCACTATCCAGTCACGATTTTGCCACTCAAGCGGACCCCTCACACCGTCCCTATACGTTCGAGCCgtccggtaacccccccccccccatacCTAGGCCATATGCGGTGTAGTTCGGAAGCGACTGCCATATCGGATCCGGTCCTCTCTAGCCCACCCCACCCCAAGACCAAAGCCTAACAGTCCACCCTTCTCGAATATCGATGGCTTCGATTCCACTGCCCATTTTCTCCCCTCCCTCCAGCATGCCCGACTACAGCAGTGAATCTGGCTCCATCGACTAGGACGGGCTCTTGAATGAGGACTCTGGAAGCTTAGCCCTAGAAGATGACGAGCTCGTGCTCTGCATTGCCCATCCTCGATCGCGGCTGGACAACGGCAGAAGCTTGAGCACCATGCTATCCCCGGTGGCCCAGCGGGCAAGCTGTGCGGTCGACCATGTCGACTCGTCCACTCGGCCCTGACTTGTCGTGCTTCGTGGTCGCCCCCTTCGGAAGctgctccccccccccccccccaccccgggCCGGCGGTGGGTGCTCGTGCACGCACTACCAAGCACGTGTCGTCTGCGTCACCGCAATCGGAGGCAAGGGAGCCTCGCTGCGCCCGGCAGAGAGCGGCGGAGGCCACATCCAGACATGATTGTTTTTATGTTTATGTGGATTTTGGCCGGCGGTTGACCGGTTTTTATATTTAAATATGTTATAACTTTGATCATGATTGTTTTTTAAATCCGCGTTTACAAAAATATAGGTCGGGCCAGCGTTGGGTGCACGCGCCAACTAGAAAAACGGACATGAGTGTCTGTGCGGCCGACCCAAACGAAGAAAAAGCTGTCAAATCGTGCGTCCGTTTGGATCGGCCAGTTGGAGTTTAATGCATTTGCAAAAAATGTCAAGCAGATCAATACTACCTCCATTACAGAACGCAAAAAAAAACTGCCTTCATTACAAAATACTTTAAATCAACTAAAACCATGACAAGTAATTTGGGTAAACAGATGGAAGATGTTAATAGAAAGTTGGGCACCCAGTTGAGCTATAGCTATAGCTAGCTCTCACGAGTCTACGGTGCAGACTGCGTGCACGTGACCCAAGTGCAAAGCACGTCGTGACGAGCCCATAAAATGGTTGCGGCCCGAAAGAGCAATTCTACACGAGCGCTCTATCTGGGTGCCAAACATTTTGTGCTATATACATTCATGCTAGTATACTTAGCAGGAGCAACTAGAAGGGCTCTCCCTCCAGCATGCCCGACTACAACAGTGAATCTGGCTCCATCGACTAGGACGGGCTCTTGAATGAGGACTCTGGAAGCTTAGCCCTAGAAGATGACGAGCTCGTGCTCTGCATTGCCCATCCTCGATCGCGGCTAGACATTGCCAATCCTCGATAGTGGGCAAGATGGGCAGTCGACCATGTCGACCCGTCTCATTCGGCCCCGACCTGTCGAGCTTCGTGGTTGTCCCCTTCGGAAGCTGCTTCCCCAACCCCGGGCCGGCAGTGGGTGCTCGTGCCCGCACTACCAGCATGTGTCGTCCGCGCCACAACAATCGAAGGGAAGGGCGCCTCGCTAAGCCCGACAGAGAGCGGCAAAGTCCACATCCAGCCATTCCAGATGCGGGTCGTACCAGACCAAGGCCGTCCAGGTGCCCTCAGACTCGTAGGAGAAGCTCCTCGACGAAGGGCTCCACCGGTCCTTCATCTTGGTTAAGATGGACGCTCGCCGCCGCAAAGTTGTCACTTCAATGCGGCTAGCCATCGAGGAGTCCGAGTGGTTCACTCAGAAGAAGGCCGCCGATGAGACGAGAGCCTGCACCTTGCCAAGGAGCAAGCCTGCGCCGCCCGACGTCTCTCTGGCATCCCCTCCGGTAGGGGAATGGCTCCGCCTCCGGAGACGCTAAGGGAAGGGTCCGACAAGGAGGCAGTGGTACCCGACATCCCCTCTTAGTTTGCTACCATATTTTTTAATGTAGATATGTCGAACTTGttaatttaaaattttctatgtctGGTCCTAGATGTGAATACTATGTATATGTCGATCTACATTGTGTTATTCACATTGTATGTATTGCATGGAATTCAGGGGGTGGATATAGGGGATATGGATGTGGACGCGGACATTCGAGGGATGATCGGGCATTGTTCATAGCCGTAGAGAGGCCCAGTTTTTGATGCgtggttgtagatgctctaacaTACCATAATAAATGTGACGTGTGGTACCTAGAAATGTCCGAGCAAGAAGCGTAACAACATGTTCATTTCTTCGCACTAAACTTTTCCGCAAGTGTGTCAGATTATTCTCTCAAGTAACCAACACGAGATATGTGTGTTCATTAAGAAGAAAATTGTTTGGATTTGAGGATTCATAATTGAGGTATCTGGGTTGTGGAAACGAACATTTGTGGGGTCAGATTTGACGTACGCGGCTGCAAGTCATCTCATGTTTTCTTAAGGAATATTATTGACATACTACCCTCATATTTTTCTCAAATGTTGCCGCACTTATGTTGACTAATTTATCCATCTAGTTTGTGGATTGCCACGAATGAAGCGTGGCAAACTATTGGCTATGtctttctcaaaaaaaaaaagaaactaTTGGCTATGTGCCGATGTACGAAACCACAAATGAAGCGTGGCAAACTATCGGCCATGGACCGAGCGTGCTCGCCGGTCATGGGTCGAGACGAGGACCAACATTCGCCGGAGTCAgttctttttttcattttgaaaCTTTCGCCGGAGTTAAGTTGCAGAGGGGAGTGACTCGCCGGCGCGGCGAAAGAGACCTACCTTGGCCCTGTGCATCTACCGTGCGGCCGTGCGGATCAGAAAAGAATTCCGCAACACAAGAAGGGGATGAGTCGTGGACACGGTCATCACGGCCGTTGGCGTAATACGGTAAGCCGCGATGGAATTGACGCGTGCGGGaccgggcctcccctctcactgtCCGCGACGGGGCCCACCGTCAGAGACCACGCGCAACTTCCAGCCCGGCCCACGCATCCACAGCTAGCTGGACTCGGATTCTAGTCGCACACCTTCCTCCGCTCCTTCCTCCCTCCAATGgtggctcctcctcctctgtctATAAATACACCACGTCTCCCTCTGGAACCAACCTGCAACCACCGCAGAGCACGCCATCGATCGAACCAAAGCCAAGAAGAGTTTCCTCGTTGCTAGCGCCGCTAAGTAGACGTCGACGGCGATGggcaagatgaagatgccggccCTGTTCCGCCGCCGCTCCTCCTCCAAGTCGCGCTCCGCGTCGCCGCCGACGACTCCTCCCCGGGAGGAGCAGCAGGAGGAGAGCCGGCAGGCCATCGGGTCCCCGGCGcggtcgccggaggaggagatGGAGCGGGTCTTCCGCAAGTTCGACGCCAACGGCGACGGCCGGATCTCGCGGCCGGAGCTGGCCGCCCTCTTCGAGAGCCTGGGCCACGCGGCCACCGAGGACGAGCTGACCCGCATGATGGCTGAGGCGGACGCGGACGGCGACGGCTTCATCAGCCTGGAGGAGTTCGCGGCGCTCAACGCCACGGCGCCCGGCGACGACGAGGAGGACCTGCGGCTCGCCTTCAAGGTGTTCGACGCGGACGGCAGCGGCGACATCTCGGCCGCGGAGCTGGCGCGCGTGCTCCACGGCCTCGGCGAGAAGGCCACGGTGCAGCAGTGCCGGCGCATGATCGAGGGCGTCGACAAGAACGGCGACGGCCTCATCTCCTTCGACGAGTTCAAGGTCATGATGGCCGCCGGCTTCGCCGCCAAGATGGCCTGATCCGTCCTCCCTCTTCTTGGATTCAATCCGTCGTCGTCCGCGGACAGATTGATTTCGTCCACGCCTTCCTCGCTCCTTCCTCTCGCGTGCGGTGCGGTGCGGTGCAGATTAAGTGGGAATTAAGTGTACATAATTCAAGGATTAAAGGGCGGGATTAGAGCGTACGTGCGTTAGTAGATTCTTTGTTTCTTTGTCTTCTTGGTGGTGCCGAGTACGTAATAACCAGAAATCTCTCGCGAATAATTGTCTCGCGATTATCTAAAGATCTGAGATATAATGGAATTGGTGAGGTTGCCGGTTAATCGACTCTTTTGCCATATTGTTCTTGTCATCTCTGCTTTCGGTTTCAACCTCTTTTCACGCGTTTGTGAGCTGTGGGTGGTGACGTCTGAGGACCAGAAATCATGATTTGGATGTCTGGATCTGTGTTTCTGTTGGGAATCTGGACGTATGGACGCTCATAACCTGGAAACTGCGGCGCCATATAATTCTTCGCCCGTCGGTTCAGCTCGTCTTCTTGTTGGGGTTTTCAGTTGCGTCCAAGAGGGTCTTCGTCTTGTGGGTTCAGACTACTCTTTTTTTTGCTGTTGAAATATATGTACTGCGTGCGCTACACATCAGGCGTAGTACAATGCACGACTGCACTCGCATAGACTTTGTTCGAGGGTGGAAATTTCTACAGTGCCTTTGCAGGATGCCACTCCGATTTGGAATCCCTGTGCCTCGTGCTTCCAAACGGGCCCTGCACGCCAGCCCAAGCATAGTGGGGCACTAGTAAACCCAGCACTTGCATTTTTTTAACCGAGAGATTCCAGGACCTGAACCCTCCGAATAGTCTTGTCCTAACCTGGTGCTCAGTGTCGAAACATTCTTACCGATCTGGGAAATATATATATCTTTGAGATTATTCTGTCAGTAGTGTTAGCATCAAGCTTGGAACATGGGCTCGCAGCCACTGACAGTGGAGTGGAGCGAGGCCGGGAATATTCTCGAGGAAAGGGGCAGCTGCTGATCAAACTGTGGTAAACAATGCCGCAATGATTGATTGCAGCATCACAGCGGGGGGCCGGTGGTGGAACTTCTCTCCAAGTACCTCATTCCTAGTAGTTTATCTGGCTAGTAGCAGAAGAATAGCTGCAAGATTTGGTCTCGCGCTTCACAGTTTTATTCTAATCCGCAGACTGCTGTAAGTGGATTAAGCATATAAGCAGGGAAAAAAACAAATAACGTACCACTAAGAAAAGATGCATTGCGCTGAGATGCGTGCTGCTTGTACTGGGCCAGTTACCCGGCCCGGCCCGGCTCTACACCTGCACCTGCTTCGCCCCGCTCCGCCCGTCTCACTCAACCATGTGCTCTGCTTGCACCGCTGTGGGCAGCAGCATCAGGTGGAGCGGAGTGTGCCAGGTCTCGCTGCTACCTgctgatttttttattttttattttggtTATCTGCTGAATTTTGGTGCCTGGTGTCTGGACTCTGAAGGAATCTCTCGTAAACAATGACCCCGAGTACGGGCCTTATTTTTAGGAGAAAATGAATCCACATCAGTGTTAAACACGCGATGAAAGCTAAGTACCAACAGCCAGCAGAGAAAGTTATGGCATCCATTACAAAAGGCTCTGAAAACAACACACAATACATCATCAGCTAGCAAGCACAAgccttttttttctttgtttttgcGAATTAAGCAGAAGCCTAATTTCTTCAGATTGGCTGCTGTTAGTTGGTTTGTGACGTGAGTTTTAGCCTATGATTCTCGGTTTGGTTCATCTCCAATGTGAATGCTGCTATTCTGTCATCTGAAACGACAGACGAATAAACAGACATATTATTGACTAGTGAGAGTGCAGACATCACTCTCGGCCACCACCGTGTAAGTAAGTGTCTGGCGAACAAAGAAACATGCTCCTACGTATAGAGATTTTGTATGCAATTGTCCATTGTCTAGAATGCCTGAAAGTGTAGGACTCCTATAATTATATTTGCTGATGCCCATGTAGGTTCTTGACTTTGCTGCTCTCTTTGAACCTGAACTTTGGGATGCATTTTTCCTGTCCGGTATTTTCTAAACTTGTGATGCACTTTGCCTTCCGGAATAGATGCCAGTACAAAGGTTCTTCGGTTTTAAGTTTCGAACGAGCCATGTACGCTTGCCGAGCATAGTCAAACACGGGAGAAGCGGCACTTGCACTTGTTTAAAGCGAGAATCCAGAACCTAAATCTTTCTGCCCAGTGACCAACATACTCAATCGGATTATATTCTTCAGTGTCAAGACATTCTTACTGATCGTATCATAGAGCATAACTAGAACATAAAGGCGCGCGTTGCCGTGCCTGCCTATCTTAAAGAAACATGCTCCTACGTATAGAGTTTTTTTTATGCAATTGTCCATTGTCTAGAATGCCTGAAAGTGTAGGACTCCTATAATTATATCTGCTGATGCCCATGGAGGTTCTGAAAGTGTAGGACTCCTATAATTATATCTGCTGATGCCCATGGAGGTTCTTGACTTTGCTGCTCTCTGAACCTGAATACGATCTTCCTATATTTTGCACCAACGCTTTTACTACTCCTGCACACCACAAAGTATTGTTGTCCTGTAAGTGTTATGAAACTTGCCACCTTTCCTGATGAAATATACTAATGCTGCATCGGCAGATGTAAAATTGGATGAACTTGTCCCTGGTATAACACTTCCAGACAAACTTGGTAGGAATACAAGAAGACGTATTCAGAGTTCAGTTATGCACAAGAGTCTCCGCGGCCTCCGCCTATGCGACACAATTATTAGGTAGTACTTTCTACTCTCCCATAGAGCACTCGGCACGGAAGGCTTGTGCACCACCAGAAGTCAAGTTCTTTGCTTGGTTAACGACTCAAGATAGGATATGAACCGCCGATAGATTGGCTAGGCATTGTTGGCCAAATTGCGGCCTTTGTCCTCCTTTACAAATGGGTACAAGAAACTGGAGTGCACCTCTTCTTCAATTGTCACTTTACCATCTGTCTTTGGAACCTAGCGAACGAGTGGCTTCATCTTGACAGCATTGACACCTCCGTTTGGCACCTTGAGGGCTCCATCAAGGATTGGTGGACAAATCATTCCGACATCAACACCGCCAATGGCAGGGCCATGGCATCCGTCATGTTGCTCATCAGTTGGCTCAGAGGTAACAAGAGAAATGCTTGGATGTTTCGCCACAGAAGCACTCCGCCGCCAATCTTGCTCAATAACATCAAAGGAGAGGCCCACCTTTGGATCGCCGAGGGTACACAATTTTTTTGGGGACCATTATGCTGGGAGAGAATCTTATTGTAACTTCGGGCTTGTAGCACACACTCTACTCTCCTCTTAATTAATATGCGAGGCAAATCTGTTAAAATAGAAACAACACAACAGTCTCTAGGAAGCCGTCTGGGATGCGTTTTTCCTGCCCGGTATTTCTGAACTTGTCATGCGCTTTGCCTCCCGGAATAGATGCCAGTAGAAAGGTCCTTCGGTTTTTTTGTTTCGAAGGCGCCATGTACGCTAGCCGAGCATAGTCAAATACCGGAGAAGCAGCACTTGCACTTGTTTAAAGCGAGAATCCAGAACCTGAACGTTTCTGCGCAGTGACCAACATACTCGATCGGATTATATTCTTGAGTGTCAAGACATTCTTACTGATCGTATCGTAGAGCATAATTCTTCAGAGTTTAGTATACTATAGTAATGGTAATGGACTAATGGTGTAAGCAGCGATGGAACATGGCCTAGCGAGTGATGAGGAAAGCAGGGAATATTCCCTTGGAAATGGACAGATAACATTGTTGTAGTGGTTGCAGCATCCCGCTGGCCGGTGGTGGAACTGCGCTCTCCGTAAGCAGAATACTCCTAGGCAAGAAGATTTGGTTCCGCCTCATGTGATCTACTTCCTTTGTACCGAAATGTAAGACTTTTTTTTGTTTGCATAGGCAATAAAAACCGTCTTACATTTTATACCTGCTTAAATGTGTGTTTATTTACACGACAACGCTTCAAATCACCTGACTGAAAACAAAACTACGTCCATCTCCTTCGGGCGTCACGTGCCCCCGTGGGGAAGATCAACGTGAAGCTTCCCCTTCCCTCTAGCTATCCCTCTCCTCTCCCAGCACACCCTTTGCAGCAAGCCTTTGTCATTCACCACCCCGCTCTTATAGCATCGACCGCCATGAACTGTTGCAGGTGTCTTCCCTGATCTCTCCTCCTCTGATTCAGACCGGGGACAGGCATAAGAGTTGGTCTTTGCTACCCCCAAATATACCCGGAGCTCATCAAGCTTGTCCCCCTCTCTTGCCCTCCTCCTCCTGACTCCCTTCATTTATGCCGCGAGCTCCCCACCCACCATCAATGATGCGTGCTCCGCCAATTTTACAATGCTTTTTGCAACAAGGATCCTGTTGCAACGGCAATGGACTTGGCCAAGATGCTCTTGCAACAAGGATCCTGTTACAATTAGGGTCTACTGCGGGGCTATGTGTTATTTGTAACCTGACGTAGTACTACCAAGTGGCCAAGTTTCTGCAAGTTGCTTTCTTTGGGAAAAAAGAAACTGCATTATTACATCAAGATGCGTGCAGCATGGGTTGGTTGGTTGGATGGATGGATCGATGGGGAATCCCTCCCACGTGTCCTCGCCTCTCCCCTCTCATCCATGCCTCGCACACCGCAGTGGACTGTAGCAACTGGGCTGGGAGGGGAAGGAGCAGAGGGGatgagcggcggcggcggcgccggagtGCTGGGCGCCGGCTCGTCGTACCAGAGGTTCGTCCGCACCGCGCTGGAGCAGACCCGCCTCCGCACCGCCCTCACACCCCACCCCTCGCAGGTTGGTTCATGTCCTACTGCTTCCCTTCCCTTGCTCGCCTTGCTGAGCTCCCTGTTCCTCTTTCCTTGCCACCTTGCAATGTCCTGGTTCGGTTCACGCTGCGCTGGCGAGCATGCTCTGTCTGCTCGAGGTGACTAGCAAAGCTGTAACTTCATACAGGTGTCGATGCTAGCCCGTTAGCTCCACGAATTCAGATGCGCCTGCTAACTGAAAATTCAGTCTATAACAGAGAAGCAAAATCAGTACTGTTGTGATGTCGCACTAGTGCCGGCTGAATTTCGGTGCTTGGTCTTTGTCTGACGCCCAGGATCTCCTGTAAACAATGACCCCAAGCACGAGCCTTATTTCTTCAGATATACTTATAATTATTGACTAGTTAAGCCGTTGAGGGTCAGTCTCCGAGTCTGGTATAGGCATTTTTTTTATGCAATTGTCCATCTAGAACATCTTAAAGTGTAGGTATCCTGTGATGTCGGCTGACGCCAGTCACATTTGTCATTACAGAAGATGATTTTGTCCTGTGTCATGCTCCCAGGAAAAGTTCAGGCTCATACGAGCCAACGACGATGCTGCTGTTTTGGACGCTCTCTCCTTCAGTGCCCCCAAGATCAGACTGCTTCGCAGCTTGACAGTTGAGAAGAAAAACTCGGTTCAGGTACTTCATCTCCAAGTTCACTTGTCCAAAACCCTCCAACAACTATCCCAGAAGGCTATGAACTGAAAGATGGGTGTACATGTGAAGTTGATTATATCTGAATATTACAGCTTTAATTTGTTCTATCTGATTACATCTGAAGTTCCATAATATTACAGGTTTCATTTGTTCTATGAATATCGTACAGTCGAATCAGTGGTGATATTTTCCTTTTGAAATCTCTTATCTCTGTTTCATCACTCAGTTTATGACTGAAGGGACAAGGGAGTGTCATTGAGGATTTCATTTATCGAGGCTTATGATCCACCAAGCTATACTTATAATGCATATGCCCATGCAGGTTCTCGActttgctgctttctctgaaccTGAATACGATCTTCCTATATTTTGTGCCAACGCTTTTACGACTCCTGCACAGAGTATCGTTGTCTTGTAAGTGCCATGATATGTATGCCATTCAAGACTTAATTACTATGGTTAAACTAGAATATgaataatggcctgaaagaacTATTTGAATTACTTGCAGGGACCTCAATCCGCTATACGATATAACTGAAGACAAGGATTACAAAGATAAATACTACAGGAATTTGATGCCCCTTATGCAGAAGTACAGTGAGGTACTTGGATCTTATCCTTCACCCAAATGCATTACCCCAGTCTTTTTCTATTAGCTTTATACATAGAGTGTTATCTTTATTTAGAGAAAATGCAGCTTCTGCCATGGGGTGGCAAGATTACGAGCGAATCTCTGAGATTCTTCTCTCCAATCGTGATCTGGACTATATTTGAGCCCACTGAACGCAACCATCATGTTCTATATTCAGCTTTGATGGATTACTATAAGGTATTCACGATTGCTTTATTAAATTTCTGAACTGTTGTGCCAGACATGCAATTTCAAGTATCATGCTCTGTTTTCTCATGTTTCTGATGACGCAGGTTTGGCTTCAGTTAACGGATCAAGCAACTGAAGAGAATGACACAACGAAAGTTGTTCGTAACAGAGAAGCGCAACATAGATATCTCACATGGAGGGCTGAAAAGGTTTGTATTTTTCATAAAACCCATGCGGAGAAAGTTATATTCATTGACTATTTGTCATTACACTGTTACTTGCGCCAAATTAGGACTGCCATTAGATATTATCATTTGTTAAAGCAGCTGCCACAGAGCATCTTCCACTAATGTCGTGCCTTGTCTATGGGTAGGATCCTGGGTTTCCACTTCTGAAGAAGTTGATTGGTGAAAGCCATGCCAAGGTTTCTCTTCCTGCGATATTCACTATATTTAGTTATTTACACACACCCAATTCATGTTATTTGCAGAGTTACTTATTGCTTTGATATTCAGGATTTGGTGACGGAGTTCCTGTTCGAAGGAGTGTATTCTCTTGGAAGTAAATCTTTCCTGGACTATTTCCCCGAGTACGCGCGTGACGACGGGACAGTAAACAAGAAGAGGAGTATGATCGGGAAATCTTTCGAAGCTAGGCCTTGGGATGCTACCGGAGAATTCATTGGTGGCAAGGATGCAGGATGAGATCTTTAGCTGTAGGACCTGCTCGAGCATCCTTCGGGTTTTCCTGAATTCGCCATGAGAATTCATCGGTGCTGAGGATGCATGATGAGATCTCTTGGAGTAAGATCCACATGGGCATTCTTAGGGTTTTGCTGAGCTCCTAGCGACAATCAGTAT from Triticum urartu cultivar G1812 chromosome 3, Tu2.1, whole genome shotgun sequence encodes:
- the LOC125546045 gene encoding probable calcium-binding protein CML10 — translated: MGKMKMPALFRRRSSSKSRSASPPTTPPREEQQEESRQAIGSPARSPEEEMERVFRKFDANGDGRISRPELAALFESLGHAATEDELTRMMAEADADGDGFISLEEFAALNATAPGDDEEDLRLAFKVFDADGSGDISAAELARVLHGLGEKATVQQCRRMIEGVDKNGDGLISFDEFKVMMAAGFAAKMA
- the LOC125546046 gene encoding phytochromobilin:ferredoxin oxidoreductase, chloroplastic codes for the protein MPRTPQWTVATGLGGEGAEGMSGGGGAGVLGAGSSYQRFVRTALEQTRLRTALTPHPSQEKFRLIRANDDAAVLDALSFSAPKIRLLRSLTVEKKNSVQVLDFAAFSEPEYDLPIFCANAFTTPAQSIVVLDLNPLYDITEDKDYKDKYYRNLMPLMQKYSELLPWGGKITSESLRFFSPIVIWTIFEPTERNHHVLYSALMDYYKVWLQLTDQATEENDTTKVVRNREAQHRYLTWRAEKDPGFPLLKKLIGESHAKDLVTEFLFEGVYSLGSKSFLDYFPEYARDDGTVNKKRSMIGKSFEARPWDATGEFIGGKDAG